The DNA window ATGGTTTTAAATTAAGTTTTTCTGAATAACAACTTTGGATAGTATTTATGGTATGATTTTATTAAAATCACGAGTGACCCTATCAAAAACATTATCAAACAATTTGTCATATTTGTTTAGTGACTCCCAAAGATTAAAATTTTATAACCCTAATTTTCACTTTTCTTTTGATAAATGAAAACCGTCTCTCAATTGTGTATTTTAAAAATTCTAAACCGGTATTCACATCATAACAACCATAATTGGAATAACAAAAAATTGTCCCAATCACATTATTCGTAGCTGCAATAGCATCCATGACCATAACTGCAACTACAATTCAAAACCATTCATAGATACAATTGTGATTGCGTTATTGTAATACATATTACGGCTGTTATGATATGAATTTTAATTAAGAGGTGGTTGAAATACAATGTTGAAAACTTAATATTAAGATTTTTCATTACATCTCAGAAGTAAATTGAGTTGTGAGGTTATGAAACTTTGAAATTTGatgataattttaaattttaaaaaacgtATGTAAAATTGTCTGAGGTGGTTTATATAATGCATCCGAATGCCTGATTTTAAATCACAAAGCAATTGTTGTACCATATACTTGGGAAGGTTAATACACCCACAATACTACGGCTGCAATTTAaatgcaatttaaaaccatgttgTCAACAGCATTGCAAGTGCTTTCGTGGCtgcattttgatgttttttatcaCAATATATAAAAGTTTGCAGGATGTCACAGCAGCAATTTATAGCCATATATAGAAACAAGATATTTATACCTCAGCATGCACAACATGAATAACCGAATCTCCTATCAAAGCAGAATTTGCAGAGATGACCTCCACGTGATCTTCATGCAGTATCCTTAGAATTTCATAGAAAATGAACTTATCATCAACCCCACATGTTACAATCACTTGTAGAGAAGAACCATTTTCATGAATCTCTATTCTTGGTGATTTATTGCTTCCTTTTGATCCAGACGAACTCGAACAACCACTAAGCGATCTCTTGTTTCTCATTAAactttctttcttttcctttgcCAATTTCAAATTTGTCTCTAAGCTCTTAATGTAGTTTTTAGCATCATCTATTTGGTCAGGTAAAGCTCTCtgcatgaaatgaaaaataacatCCAACTATAATAATATTATCcaacaataatataaaacatTAGGAATGTTTTCAAGAAGAGATGATGCACCTTGGGATTATAGTTAAGGCAAAGAGAGTTAAGGTTGGAAATGAGAGACTTCATTTTGTTTCTTCTATTTTTCTCAACAACCTTTCTTTCCAGTTTTGTTGAAGGAGAAGGTTGACCTGCTTGTTGATTGGGATCCATTGGAAAACAATCCTGAATTTTTCAAAGTTAGGATTATGATGAGAAAGTTAAGTGAATTGTTTGTGTATTTATATAGTAAGAGAAATGATATAGGTAACACTACATTTGACATTAACACCCTATTTTCTTATTGTAAGGTctacttattttattaatttattatttatatggaAATTGAAATTTTTTCTTACTGTAAGGTctacttattttattaatttattagtatttatatggaaaattgaaattttttcttACGGTAAGGTCTACTATATTAGTATTTATATGGAAATTGAAATTTGTGCCACACATAAAATGAAGCAAGAGAAATACGATGTAAAGCTACGGTGTAAACTTTTCAATGTCATCATAGCATGCCTGATATAGTAAATAGTTGGTGATTGATACAAGAGTGAGGTCAGTTTGAAGACAAACATGTTGTCACCTAATTGACATCACGCACGTGCCTTCACTGTTTTGCTTTTTAGATGGGATGGGACATATATAATAGTTTGCAACGGCGTGATTTCACTTTCAATCACAATAATAAGTTGTTATAATTGTCGCGTTCACTACTGGTTTATGTAGAAATATCTTCAACTTTTCatagtttttaatattttcttatcTATTAAGatttttaatacattaaataTCATAGTAGCTACTATTGAAAAATGTGTTTAATTTTTAGTGTATTGAATAGCATTGAATACCACCCGCTAATAGAGTAGGAGTACTATTTCATAGTATGTGTCAACTTTATTTGAATGAGAAATGAAAAAAGAGATGGTGCAAGACTTTTATTTCATGGGGGCAAAATAAGTAAAATTTAGTAAAACTAATGCAAATTCCAAAATCTGAGGGGGTGCATATGAAACCCCTGGCTCCGCCCCTGCATCTAAATCTCCGGCTTTTACATAATTGTAAGAATGTCAATAGACTCGGGAAAGGATGGGAATATCTCCACTTTCTTAATATAAGagttatattataataaatttaatttttaattattaaatatttaatatatacagtgttgaaaataatttaaccgtaataattttgtttggaaggttcaatcacattaaaaaatttaatgtgtGAGACAAATAACAAAGATAATCAATCAAATGACTtccatgaaataaaaatccaaaagaCAATATCGATAAcgcaaaaaaaattgtttattcacTTCTATTAATAGATCTAGTGTGGATGAGTGATTTGAAAAAATAGAAGTCAAGAGAATGATAAAAAGAGGACACCGAGAAAATAGCATCATTGGCAAGCTTCCAAATCCATCTATCTATGTTCAAAGAAAATATATACCCTCGGATGATTAAGAGAAATTCAACAACAATGGGTTCCTCATAGACGGACAAATGCCTCTTTCATGCGATGTGTCAAATGGGGTTCTCATTTACCCACCACCTTACAACCTCTCCAACAACCCTTTTAGAATAATCAATGATCGTAAACAATCTAGTAAACCTATCCTTAAGGGGAATACTCTTAATCAAAGTGTCAGTCGAAAAAGATGCTAGAAGCTCTGACCTTTGTAGTAATACCCTCCATAAATCAATCTGAAGGGTCTTCCTACTTAGaactaagaagagaagagaaaattCTTTCTACAAGAAGGAGGAATTCTGGAAGCGCGAATCTCTGCCACCCTTTAAAGAATAGACAATAAAGATACCATAACAAACAACATGAACATCTCTCTAAAGACCAAATGCACTTGAAATAAGATGCCATCCCCACTTAGTCAAAAGAGCCAAGTTGAAAAGGTGGAGATATCTCACCCCGAGGCCACCTTAACTCTTAGGCTAACACATATTAACCCAACTAACCCATAAATTTGTTATTCTCCCTTAACACCACCACACATAAACCTTATTTGAATCTCAACTACTTTTCTCCAAACCTTTAcatgtatttaaaaaaaacaagaaaaaaatatGGATAGCATTAAGAACAAACTTGAGGAAAACAACTCACCCTCCAAGATAACATACTTGTGCTTCACGGAATTAAGCTTCTTATTTAATAGGTTAATAGGGGTTCCCAAGTAGCTTCTTGGATGGGAATAGATCCAACAAGCAACCATATGTATTTAAAAGGCAGAgtctaaaatttaaaatgaagaaaGCCATCAACATAATTTGAACAAACAAAGTCTACATTAACCCCTATCATACTACTCCGAGAAAAATGTATCTTGTGGCTTGAAGCTAGCTCAAAATCCTAAAGAATAGCCTTTGTAGTCCAAAGGGTCTTAACATGTGGATCTATTAAGATAAGAGCATCGTCTACATACTAAAGATGAGAGACCACAAAACCTGACACTCCTATCCTAAAATCAGCGAGAAGATCCAACTCAACGAACCTCCTAATCAAACCATTTAACCCTTCAGTCATAAGCGAAAAAAAGGAAGGGAGTTACAGGGTTCCCTTACTTCAGACCCCTGTGATTGTTAATCTCTTAAGTTGGACAACCGTTAAGCAATATTACGATATGTCTAGAAAAAGCACATGCTTTAATCCAATACATCCACTTGTCATTAAATTCAAATCTAACCAACATTTTCTCTAGAATCTCTCAACTCACAGAGTCATACGCTTTTATCAAAATACACTTTGAAAATGAGAGAAAGCTTCCTAGATTTTTTAGCTTGGTCAAGTACTTCCTTCACAATCACCATACCATCTACCAAAATTCTTCCTTTTAGAAAGGCATATTAGTTTGGATAAACAAGATTTCCCATGACCTCCCATAGTCTAGCAGCTAACACTTTTTCCAACAACTTGTATAAAGAACCAACCAAAGAAATAATTAAGCAAAGGTATGAGGTAACGAAGCACACTGATGAAATTGATCAAACATAAACCCAACATCTTTCCTAAACCAATTCTAAAATCTTCTAAAAAAGGAGAAAGTAGGACTATCGGGGCCAGGACTCGTGTTATCATCACATAAGGCAATATCACCATCTAGCTCCTGGAGAGTATAAGAAGTAGTCAAGGCAAGGTTATCATCATCAGAGGAAGGGAATGACCATTCATCAAGGTGAGGCATGTCAAAATTTGGGTCCTTAGAGATCTCTGTTAAGTGTCAAAatatagttattttgtgtttgtaaatagtggcacttatcgatactttttgttaataccgtttgaataattccccgtttttgtgtatatttgtattgtttatgttttgttaCATTTTCATGTAaatatataccgtttgatagttttgttgtctttttgtaggtatttatgtgtgttcgaagctttgaggaataaagtgtcgaagacacggcgacgaacacgcgattttaccaattcatcggcggacaaggctcaaaataaggatgatcaaattcatcaatttggttgcaatttgttcattgttagatagagcatggaataagctttccaacgctttgaaccgggcgcaaatcggagttacggttctcaagatatgaccaaaataagatttccattttctgttgagcgggctaagcgggcttgaccgtgctaagcgcggtctgggagcatttttgacccgtttggcagaaagttgggcgcttagcgcgggtttttggcgctaagcgcggtctggaggtttcagaacaataaaaaacagcccgcttagcacgctgggcgcgcttagcgcggtctgcgatttcagttttggtatatatgttgtaaaatcacatttttagggttttttatcatccatttcccccatggagtggctctggtccaattttgatagtttggaggcttaggaaacaccattgggtgcgacgtcatgtggattgatcatggatctgtctcgatttcattgtaccggtgagatcttttcggttcatcttctctcttccctttgtttcattccaatggtgggtgttgtatgtatgtttctactcttattgtatgtatatttgtggatcttgggatcgtttatatattcgctttacaaatcatcattgttgttgttcttgatctttttgcttaaatgctctggatttgtgttgttgcagacatggacaccatagatcttgattaggaatgataattgttagtttctgggttgcagacatggatttaggactaacaatcgtagtgggtatcgagtctaatgcctccgtgttgtttgtgtcggtggagaaatcgctgatgtgaatagtacggttgagctttcgtcggtgttgtagacatggacaccgatgtggcatctcgagtgatgcccggtgatgttgatgcgtattgtgagtgtcgagcgatagatcttcagatttaagtattcgacgggtagaacgaaatgcaattccataattatttctcttagactattgagattgtttatctgcttttatttacttttcccgcatttacctttccgcaccaaATCacgaaacttagaacgcgagatagtcgaacggcagttcttctcaaccaatctttgtggactacgatacgatataacctatatcacccggtaataaataatacctattactttttgcttgccgctttaccgcttcaacaaaatggtgccgttgccggggattggttttgagattaatcgcattgcgatggtttcacGTTTTATGTTTCGTAAATATGTTCATAtggtatattttgtgcatattctcatacttgtgTGTTTTTGTATAGTTATACATGTTTATGTTTTCATACTtgtacatgtttgtgtgtttgattttgttcctctttacttttgctatttagcaaggtgaagttggctaaacaaattgaactcggatagttcgtaaattctaaatcttcacttttcaatttgtttagccaattaaggattttgtaaattttgcGTTTTATGTAAatttgtgtttttacacatacttgtatatacttttgcttttgattcgtttgttaagtg is part of the Vicia villosa cultivar HV-30 ecotype Madison, WI linkage group LG2, Vvil1.0, whole genome shotgun sequence genome and encodes:
- the LOC131651231 gene encoding transcription factor bHLH162-like, producing the protein MDPNQQAGQPSPSTKLERKVVEKNRRNKMKSLISNLNSLCLNYNPKRALPDQIDDAKNYIKSLETNLKLAKEKKESLMRNKRSLSGCSSSSGSKGSNKSPRIEIHENGSSLQVIVTCGVDDKFIFYEILRILHEDHVEVISANSALIGDSVIHVVHAENPQSVFQFGATKVGERLKRFVNGSVREVQIIEPQLWDSEIGNESWDLNSIVNKCFPKTL